From Phaeocystidibacter marisrubri, the proteins below share one genomic window:
- a CDS encoding RluA family pseudouridine synthase, with the protein MVENYAAGEAENGDRTEEQFEHFKIVADPGQSIVRVDKFLQGHMENTSRNRIQSAAEEGSVHVNGVAVKSNYKVKPGDVVTLVLSYPPTEYEVGPEDIPLDILYRDEDVVVLNKEAGLVVHPGVGNYTGTLVNALMFLFDNLPTANGDRRPGLVHRLDKNTSGILVAAVTEESLTHLAKQFADRTTDREYIAIVWGNVEEDEGTITGNIGRSLKNRKVMSVFPEGDHGKHAVTHYKVLERLGYVTVVSCKLETGRTHQIRAHFKFIGHPLFNDEEYGGDKILKGTLFTKYKQFVQNCFDACPRQALHARRLAFDHPTTGERMEFVREIPEDMQTVIEKFRTYTQSRQE; encoded by the coding sequence ATGGTTGAGAATTACGCCGCAGGTGAAGCTGAAAATGGAGATAGAACGGAAGAGCAGTTTGAGCACTTCAAAATTGTAGCTGACCCGGGCCAAAGTATAGTTCGAGTTGATAAATTTCTACAAGGTCACATGGAGAACACCTCTAGAAACCGCATTCAGAGTGCGGCAGAGGAAGGTTCGGTTCATGTAAATGGGGTTGCTGTAAAGAGTAATTACAAAGTGAAACCAGGTGATGTTGTGACCTTGGTTCTTTCTTACCCGCCTACCGAATATGAGGTGGGGCCTGAAGATATTCCCCTAGACATCCTCTATCGTGATGAGGATGTTGTCGTGCTTAATAAGGAAGCGGGTCTGGTTGTCCACCCTGGAGTTGGAAACTACACCGGTACCTTGGTCAATGCACTTATGTTTTTGTTCGATAATCTCCCAACAGCCAATGGTGATCGTCGTCCAGGGTTGGTCCACCGTTTGGATAAGAACACTTCGGGGATTCTCGTTGCTGCAGTAACAGAAGAATCCCTAACCCATTTGGCAAAGCAGTTTGCTGATCGCACCACAGATCGCGAATACATTGCCATTGTTTGGGGGAATGTGGAAGAAGATGAAGGTACCATTACGGGAAATATTGGAAGAAGTTTGAAGAACCGCAAAGTAATGTCGGTGTTCCCTGAAGGAGATCACGGCAAGCATGCGGTAACCCATTATAAGGTTTTAGAGAGATTGGGATATGTAACGGTGGTTAGTTGTAAACTGGAAACCGGAAGAACCCATCAGATTAGAGCGCATTTCAAATTTATTGGGCATCCACTTTTCAACGATGAAGAGTATGGGGGAGATAAGATTTTGAAAGGGACACTCTTCACCAAATACAAGCAGTTTGTTCAGAATTGTTTTGATGCTTGTCCGCGACAAGCCCTACATGCAAGACGATTGGCTTTTGATCATCCGACTACAGGAGAGCGCATGGAGTTTGTAAGAGAGATTCCTGAGGATATGCAAACGGTGATAGAGAAGTTTAGAACGTATACTCAATCTCGACAGGAGTAG
- a CDS encoding cytochrome-c peroxidase — protein MKKWIVVVGVLSFVACQPDRFEESTIGPDVTYIDFPTPDNFPAPSIPGDNPTTEEGVRLGRHLFYDKRLSDDNTLACAGCHFQDFGFADFNATSTGIDGVAGDMNAMVLFNLAWQDHFFWDGRSPSLEAQAIEPVINPIEMHTTWDKVLMKLESDSAYQYMFNAAFGPNSFTKENAAKAIAQFERMLISSNSKFDQYLKGQYQFTPEEQLGYTIFSSERGDCFHCHGDAATGNLFGAFGTLQFSNNGLDSILTPGSGREGVTGDTLDRAKFKIPSLRNVEYTYPYMHDGRFQNLFQVLEHYNSGGHSSYTLDPNMKNPGESRNWTQQEKDALLAFLYTLSDPTFLTDTAFADPFE, from the coding sequence ATGAAGAAGTGGATCGTAGTTGTTGGAGTGTTGAGCTTTGTGGCTTGTCAGCCTGATCGATTTGAAGAATCAACCATTGGGCCAGATGTCACGTATATCGATTTCCCTACTCCAGATAATTTCCCAGCTCCATCTATTCCGGGAGACAACCCCACTACTGAAGAAGGCGTTCGGTTGGGTAGACATCTCTTCTATGATAAACGCCTAAGTGATGACAACACTTTGGCTTGCGCCGGTTGTCACTTTCAAGACTTTGGCTTCGCCGATTTCAACGCGACTAGCACTGGAATTGATGGTGTTGCAGGGGATATGAATGCCATGGTACTCTTCAACTTGGCTTGGCAAGATCACTTTTTTTGGGATGGAAGAAGCCCTAGCCTAGAAGCTCAAGCCATAGAGCCTGTCATCAATCCGATTGAAATGCACACTACATGGGACAAGGTTCTCATGAAGTTAGAATCGGATTCAGCTTATCAATACATGTTCAATGCGGCATTTGGTCCTAACAGCTTTACGAAGGAGAATGCGGCCAAGGCTATTGCTCAATTTGAGCGTATGTTGATTAGCTCCAATAGTAAGTTTGATCAATACCTCAAGGGACAGTACCAATTCACTCCAGAGGAGCAGTTGGGTTACACTATTTTCAGCTCAGAGCGTGGGGATTGTTTCCACTGTCATGGTGATGCCGCAACAGGGAACTTGTTTGGTGCATTTGGAACGCTTCAATTCAGCAACAATGGACTAGATTCCATTTTAACTCCGGGTTCCGGTAGAGAAGGAGTCACGGGAGATACATTGGATAGAGCGAAGTTTAAAATTCCATCCTTGCGCAATGTGGAGTATACCTATCCATACATGCACGATGGGCGTTTCCAAAACTTGTTCCAAGTTCTAGAACACTACAATAGCGGAGGGCATAGTTCCTACACGTTAGATCCGAACATGAAGAATCCGGGTGAAAGTAGAAACTGGACCCAGCAAGAGAAAGATGCACTTCTCGCATTTCTCTACACCTTGAGTGATCCAACGTTCCTTACCGATACGGCCTTTGCCGATCCATTTGAATAG
- a CDS encoding copper resistance protein NlpE N-terminal domain-containing protein: protein MVAVVLGMTACQNPDTKPQTAPPNSPPIQYVGHLPCADCESITTTIALNSTAIGEYSDVVFAEIYEGTSDGDQPFAEVCTAVIVNRWYQDSTREGKILTLFPEDQANQQHYLFQESSLLKLDRDLNKIESTYPYELTLTYSPETEE from the coding sequence ATGGTAGCGGTTGTTCTAGGAATGACCGCTTGCCAAAATCCTGACACGAAGCCTCAAACTGCTCCTCCCAACTCCCCTCCCATTCAATACGTCGGGCATTTACCTTGTGCCGATTGCGAAAGCATTACCACCACGATTGCACTGAATTCTACAGCCATTGGCGAATACTCTGATGTAGTATTTGCTGAAATTTACGAGGGTACGTCAGATGGCGATCAGCCCTTTGCCGAGGTTTGTACAGCAGTGATTGTAAATCGTTGGTATCAAGACTCAACCAGAGAGGGTAAAATCCTCACTCTTTTTCCAGAAGATCAAGCCAATCAACAGCACTATCTCTTTCAAGAGTCATCTCTCTTAAAATTAGATAGAGACTTGAATAAAATAGAAAGCACGTATCCTTACGAATTAACACTTACCTATTCACCCGAAACGGAGGAATAA